Part of the Oncorhynchus masou masou isolate Uvic2021 chromosome 24, UVic_Omas_1.1, whole genome shotgun sequence genome is shown below.
TCCCCACTCTGATTTTAAGACCAAAAGCCCCACCTCCACCCTTCCTCCTCTCAACCCCTATCCTGCATTCCCTTATCCCAAACAACCGTGCCTTGAAATCATATCCTTATCATACCAGCCCCCATCCCCATCTTTCCTGGCCCCACACTCCCATGTTACCTGTCCCCACCCCACAAGGTCATGTAGATGGGATGCTTACAGGTACCTGTGTGGAGAGGGGGAAGTTGTTAGCAGGACTCTTCTTCTTGCTGTTGTTGTTTCCTCCTCCAGCGCTCATGTTGCTTCCACCAGACATCTTCCTTTTCCTCCGCTTGTTGGGCGCTTGTCTGGCCGGCTCAGCTGgatataaagagagggggagaggtgttaCTGagatctgcagtgtgtgtgtgtgtgtgtgtcttgatcAGGTTACTCATCACCCAAGTTTGGTTCACCATATAAAAGTGTGTTGTCTGTATACAGAGAGtgtgatgactgtgtgtttacctgGTGGGGCCACCATGCGTTGCCACTTTTGGAAGAGACAGGTCTTGAGACAGTCTCTGGGACTCAGACTGTAGGTCTTGTGTCTGGACATCAACTCCTGCATCGGCTCCAAGATCACACACAGCtagaggaaagagaaagacatTGACAGTCAGACTGCCAATACTTCAGCACCTCTAATAGAATGCCAGCTCGGTAGGAACCCCGGTATGGTCAAATTAAAGTGAGTACAACCTCCTTTTTCATTCTACTTCAAGCACTAACTGGGGGTGACTTACCCTAAGGTAGTTGAGTGTGGAGTTGGACAGACCACATCTTGTGATGTTTTTGGCCAGCTGGTCCAGCATCTGAGGGTCCTGCACcttggaagagggggaggagagcagggaagCAATGACTGAATGGTGGTCAGTAACACCGGCATCAATCAATAACTGTTTCTGTTCCCTTTTAATTGTGAATGATCATTGAAATGTAAATGAATCATTTTGGATTGTAATGTGATTTgtggattcaaataaagtatttaaaGTGTGACTCACGTGCATAGCTAGTATGCTACGAGGCAGGACCTCTCTGTGTTGTCTGATGCTAAAGTGCCATGTCTTGATCCTCATCATGTCGTCAAACATGAACTCCAGGTATAAACGGCCCTCAACACACACCTAGAGGGGAGAGAAGTTGAAGGTCAAACACAAAGGATGAGAGAGGAAAAAATAAagcattgtttgtgtgtgtgggggggggactgAAATTAGTGTTTGGATTTGTTGAGTTGTGGAACTGTCGATGGGACATTTGAGGATTTGGAAATGCAGAACAATGTATATTTGCAATTGAGAGTTGAATGTGTGCTTGCAAATGGAGAATGGAATGTGTACAAAGGTCTGTATGTTCAAATGGACGAGAAAGTGTATTttacatacctgtgtgaacatgGGCTTGCCGTTCTGTGTAACCATGGTGCACTGGTCACAGTCTAGAGACACAAAGTTACTGTGGAATGACTCTTTAGGGTGTTTCAATGTGTAGAACAGCTCAGTGGCGCCCCCTTCAAAGATACTTCGGAAGTACCGTGGGATCAATGTCCGGCCAATAGCTAAGGAGAAGAATAATTTAATGACATTCCTTTGTATAAAATACTACGGACAAGTATTAGGGATAGGCGAAGAGTAAATTTTTTTTTGTACTAACATAAGTATTTTTGCATAGATAAAATATCAAAGTTGATAATAAAGTCAAATATTTAAAACTCGGAATTTCAGTTGAGAAAAAAGTAAACATTGAAATAAAGTGTCAGTTATAGTTCAAGATTAAAGAGGGGATTTGGTTAATTGCATGCCTCCCTGTTGCCGTGCACCGTTGAAATGCCTGAGTTAGATGACCTGATGAAACCAAtgatttatatacacacacacaacatgactgACAGGGGGTATTGAAGCAACCATGCCTCCATCTTGGAACTCACCCACCATTGGGGgaaaaaattataatttggaACCAATAGAAATATATTTAATACATGTTAGTTATATTATGTAAGCTAAACATTAAAAGCATTACAATTTTCCTTACGGTGTCTTTTTTTTtattactaatgttactgtccccactaaacatttttttttttaaatgcatgtaattttgtccttgaaacatttaattgaaacaCTGTAGAAtcccattcattcctatggaagACTGATCCTACTGGGGAGGGCCAGTATGGCCGAcaggtggcttcaaagcctctcaatagccaacacatagcatcagcaatccagggtttatatttATATCATTCAGTGAAACTATCATTTGGAATTGGCTTTAGAAACGAGGAAATCCTTACTCTTTTAGCACATAATATTATTATAAGTATTAGGACCTTGTGGCACAGATTGGGTCTTTCAGAAGGAGGAGCCAAACCGACTTGGATGAGAGAGCCTATTGCAAAGTGAAATCAAAAATATTATACAgaatacatgaccaaaagtatgtggacacctgctcgtcaaacatctcatttcaaatTCATGGGCATAAATATGGAGTTAGTCCCTACTttgctgggaaggctttccactagatgtaggaacatttctgtggggacttgcttccattcagccacaaacaGTGAGgtttgggcactgatgttgggttgttaggcctggctcgcagttggtgttccaattcatcccaaaggtattcaatggggtttaggtcagggctctgtgcaggccagtcaagttcttccacaccaatctcaacaaacatTTTCTTTACGGACAGCGTTTTGTGcacgggagcattgtcatgctgaaacaggaaagggcctttacCCAAACTGTTACAACAAAGTtgcacagaatcttctagaataCCATTGTTTGCTGTTGCGTTAagacttcccttcactggaactagggGGCCTAGCTCATACCATGAAATACAGCCCCACaacattattcctcttccaccaaactttacagttgacattATGCACTCGTgcaggtagctttctcctggcatccgcaaaACCCAGAtctgtccgtcggactgccagatggtgaaacgtgattcatcactccagagaacatgtttccactgctccagagtccaatggcggcgagctttacaccactccagccgacacttggtatggtgttcttaggcttgtgtgtcactgctcggccatggaaacccatttcattaagctcccaacgaacagttcttgtgcagacgttgcttccagaggcagtttgtagtgtgttgcaaccgaggacatacGATTTTTACGCACCATGTGCTTCAGCAATCCAGTTCGGTGAGCTTGTGgcttaccactttgcggctgagctgttgttgcgcctacacgtttccacttcacaataacagcacttacagttgaccggggaagctctagcagggcagaaatttgactgactgacttgttggcacggtggcatcctatgacggtgccacgttgaaagtcactgagctcttcagttgggccattctactgccaatgtttgtttatggagattacttggctgtgtgctcaattttatacacctgtcggcAACAAGTGTGGTTGAAATagacgaatccactaatttgaaggggtgttcacatacttttgtatatatacagtgtattagGAATTTCATCATTCCTCAGACCTCACCCCTCCCCTAGTCAAGTATCAGCCCTGCACTAGTTAAGCATCACCCCACCTTCTCAATCCTCACCCCTGCATTGGTCAGGTATAATCCTGCCTCATCACTCATCTGTGACTGAGTCAGTTCTCACCCTTGCATTACACCACattcttttaaaaccacaatgaCCATGACTATTGGCCGAAATACATTTAAACAGCCAGCTATGAATGATCATTTAGCATCATGGTGACATATTAATTTCAAAAAGGTACTAGCAAGAATAGCTTAGGGAAATTATGTTGACATACACAAACTAGAGTCCTTCACTTGCTTGCCAGCTATGAACTTATTTACAGGATAGCTAGCCACAAAAACTAGATTGGGTAGGTCTAGTTACATAGCAGGATTAATTAGTAAAGATCCCTCAATCTGCCGTTGGCGCACATACAAATTAGCCTCAAGGTTGCCTTGTTAAATCTTCTTCATTCTCTTCAATTAAATACCATGACTGTTTTCTCATTAGCTGGGAATGTTTGAAATGTCCAATACAACATACATTGGTGATGTTGTTTTACTTTAAGACAGACTGGTAGAATAGCTTGCATGGCTAAACATCACTAGCATTCACTGGTTGAAGTATCTTAAGAGTAATGGGAGTTGATTGGTGACTATgacatgaatatatatatatatatcacaacaTTTGGACGCGAGTTATAATACAAAATAATGTAAACTGTCTTATTGCTTGAATTCAGGCTTGACTGAATGGTGAAAGATTGCTTCCGTACCACATTTCAATTTTCCCATGTGGACCAATGCAGCCAGTGGAGTGCCTACGACATCCATAGCTAGTAACTTTGTAATGGAAATCAATTTAATCATAGCAAATTATGGTATTTCTTAATTGCCAGCTACATTTTCCAAATATTATCCTTCCATGTGTTGTCAGCTCTTAGCATATTTTTTTGGCCAATGTAAAAGCTCATTGTGAACAAATGAGTGCAAGGGTGAGAAGGAGAAGTGAGGCTTGACTAATGCAGGGGTGAGGAAGATTGAGGAGAAGGAGTGACACTTAACTAGTGCAGGGTTGATACTTGACATGGCGAGGGGTGAAGAATGAGAGTTCCTAATATGTATTCCATACACTTGTGTACCAGCTCATCCCAGCAGTCGCATGTCAGTGCGATTATGGCTGAGAAGAATATCCTGCTGTAGCCTATTAAAGAAATACTTTATTCTGGAGAGAGTGACTTTATTCTCCAAATATTGCGACTTTATTCATGAATTTGTATTTTGACTTTATTCCAAATATGATTTTTTAATATtctccacacacaataccctcaCCAATCACCATTCATATTTTTTTTCTCTTCACTTGGCCCTAATATTCTTGTGTAAAATAAAGACTGTAACCATAATGTGTAACAGGGTGAAATCTATACGATCCCATTTTAAAGCCTCCCTGAAAGTCTAAGTGTCTTACTGTATCGTTTGGGCCCATCCTCCAGACAAAAGGTGATGGTCAGCATGGCATCATCTTCAAAGAACTCTGTGGTGAAGGCATCCCACCAGAGATTGTCACAGTCCTACAACacacaataaattaataaatCTGCCATCACAAGTTGTCAGAGTCTTACAAGAGCACAGTAAGACTGACAACCGGAATAATtgagtttatgtgtgtgtgtgttgggcttTCACCTCTGTCCAGTTCTGTAGCCGCTTGTTGAGCTCAAATATCCTGTAGTCTGTCTGGTTGCCGTATGGTGTAGGTCTCCTGCAACAGGACAGAGCAGGGTCAGTACACAACTTTATTTTCCGGTTGAAAGTTTTTCTCCAACACTTTTTGGAGGCCTGAGGGGTGATTGTTGAATCTGTGATGTATGCTCAGTCGGTGTACTCACCCCATGCCAGGCTCTAGGTATGACGGAGGGTACATTGGTGTTGgcctgcagacagacaggcgagAGTGaaaatgtattataataattatatagGTACTAATAGTACCAACCTACAGTACTAACAGTATGAGCTAAGTGGAAGTTGTGTGTTTCCTACCCCacgtctctgtccagcatggtgCCGGGGTGGAAGGGGGGGAAGGCACTGCCGTTAGGGCCGGGCTCCTTGGGGGAGTACAGCTTGAACGACTTAGATGAACAGCctagagagtgagagcgagagagagggaaaaaggagaTTGAGCGATTTGGTGCTCTGtacacagcaacaacaaaaatcgACCAATGAATTGTAGCCTCGCACCAACACGCCCCACAATTGagccattagactgctaaatAGGGTCAATGCAATGTAACTATCTTGCACTGAATATGCACACTCACAAGCATAAATAAACACAcaattttctctctccccccctctctatatctcccccctcctccacctctctctctccctccctccctccctcccctccacctccctccctccctccctccctcctccacctccctctctccccctccctccaccctccctccctccacctccctccactctctccctcccctcctccctccacctctccctccctccaccctcctccctccactctccctccacctctctccctccacctctctccctccacctctctccctccacctctctccctccacacacacacacagctcaataaagggaacacttaaacaacacaatgtaacgccaagtcaatcacacttctgtgaaatcaaactgtccactaaggaagcaacactgattgacaataaatttcacatgctgttgtgcaaatggaatagacaacaggtggaaattataggcaattagcaagacacccacaaaggagtggttctgcaggtggtgaccacagaccacttctcatgcttcctggctgatgttttggtcacttttgaatgctggcggtgctttcactctagtggtagcatgagacggagtctacaacccacacaagtggctcaggtagtgcagctcatccaggatgggacatcaatgcgagctgtggcaagaaggtttgctgtgtctgtcagcgtagtatcCAGAGCATAGAGgctctaccaggagacaggccagtacatcaggagacgtagaggaggccgtaggagggcaacaacccagcagcaggaccgctacctccgcctttgtgcaaggaggagcaggaggagcactgccagagccctgcaaaatgacctccagcaggccacaaatgtgcatgtgtctgctcaaacggtcagaaacagaccccatgagggtggtatgagggtccgacaggtgggggttgtgcttagagccaaacaccgtgcaggacgtttggcatttgccagagaaccccaagattggcaaattcgctactggcgccctgtgctcttcacagatgaaagcaggttcacactgagcacgtgacagacatgacagagtctggaaacgctgtggagaacgttctgctgcctgcaacatcctccagcatgaccggttcggcggtgggtcagtcatggtgtggggtggcatttctttggggggccgcacagccctcacagcccatgtgcttgccagaggtagcctgactgccattaggtaccgagatgagatcctcagaccccttgtgagaccatatgctggtgcggttggccctgggttcctcctaatgcaagacaatgcttgacctcatgtggctggagtgtgtcagcagttcctgcaagaggaaggcattgatgctctggactggcccgcccgttccccagacctgaatccaattgggcacatcatgtctcactccatccaccaacgccacgttgcaccacagactgtccaggagttggcgaatGCTTTAGTCcaagtctgggaggagatccctcaggagaccatccgccacctcatcaggagcatgcccaggcgttgtagggaggtcatacaggcacggaggccacacacactactgagcctcattttgacttgttttaaggacatttcaaagttggatcagcctgtagtgtggttttccactttaattttgagtgtgactccaaatccagacctccatgggttgataaatttgatttgcattgataatttttgtgtgattttgttgtcagcacattcaactatgcaaAGAAAAAATTATtttataagaatatttcattcagatctaggatgtgttattttagtgtttcctttatttttttgagcagcgtatatatacacacacacacacacacacacacgttcatgagttcggggtcacttagaaatgtccttgttcttgaaagagaagcacatttttttgtccactAAATTAACATCAAATGGATcagaatacagtgtagacattaacAATGTTGTAAATTACCATTTGAgctgaaaatggcagatttttatggATTATCTACATCGGCGTACgttggcacgttgtgttagctaatccaagtttataattttaaaaaggctaattgatcattagaaaaccattttgcaattgagcaagaggaaaagtaatgaaaaccattttgcaattgagcaagaggacaagtactaGTGTCTAGTAAGAGAAACAGACACCGCACTTAACTGGCAGCTTCAATAAATAGCACCCACAAAACACCAATCGCAACATcaagatgctggccttctaggcagagttgcaacgaaaaagccatatctcagactggccaataaaaagaaaagatgacagacactggacagaggaactctgcctagaaggccagcatcccggagtcgcctctacgctgttgacattgagactggtgttttgcgggtactgtttaatgaagctgccagttgaggacttggtgtcggtttctcaaactagatacactaatgtacttgtccttttgctcagttgtgcacagggcctcccctctttctattctggttagagccagtttgcactgttctgttaagggagtagtacacagctttgAACAAGATCTTCAGGtacttggcaatttctcacatggaattgctttcatttctcagaacaagaatagactaatgagtttcaaaagaaagttgtttgtttctggacattttgagcctgtaatctaacccacaaatgctgatgctccagatactcaactagtcaaaagaaggccagttgtattgcatCTTTAAATCAGCACCAcagctttcagctgtgctaacataattgaaaaagggttttctaatgatcaattcaccttttaaaattataaacttggactAGCTACcaaaacgtgccattggaacacaggactgatggttgctgataatgtacacctatgtagatattccattattataaataaataaaaacctgtcgtttccagctacaatagtcatttacaacttgtctacaccttatttctgatcaatttgatgttattttaattggcAAAATGTGCTTCTCTtgcaaaaacaaggacatttctaagtgaccccaaacttttgaccggtagtaatatatatacacacacatatacagtcgtggccaaaagctGAGAATGAAGCAAATATTATTTTctacaaagtttgctgcttcagtgtctttagatatttttgtcagacgttactatggaatactgaagtataattacaagcatttcataagttgCAAAGGCTTTTAttaacaattacatgaagttgatgcatagagtcaatatttgcagtgttgacccttctttttcaagacctttgcaatccgccctggcatgctgtcaattaacttctgggccacatcctgactgatggcagcccattcttgcataatcaatgcctggagtttgtcagaatttgtgggtttgtgtttgtccacccgcctcttgaggattgaccacaagttctcaatgggattaaggtctggggagtttcctgaccatggacccaaaatattgatgttttgttccccgagctacTTAGTCATcactttgccttatggcaaggagCTCTATCATGCtagaaaaggcattgttcgtcaccaaactgttcctggatggttgggagaagttgctctcagaggatgtgttggtaccattctttattcatggctctgatcttaggcaaaattgtgagtgagcccactcccttggctgagaagcaaccccacacatgattggtctcaggatgctttactgttggcatgacacaggactgatggtatcgctttccttgtcttctccggacaagctttttcaaGCTTtcccccagtcctcagcagtccaatccctgtaccttttgcagaatatcagtctgtccctgatgttttcctGAAGAGATGtgacttctttgctgcccttcttgacaccaggccatcctccaaaagtcttcgcctcactgtgcgtgcagatgcacttacacctgcctgctgccattcctgagcaagctctgtactggtggtgccctgattcTGCAGCTGAaacaactttaggagacggtcctggcgcttgctggattttcttgggtgccctgaagccttcttcacaacaattgaaccgctctccttgaagttcttgatgatccgttaaatggttgatttaggtgcattcttactggcagcaatatccttgcctgtgaagccctttttgtgcaaagcaatgttGACGGCACGTttttccttgcaggtaacaatggtcgacagaggaagaacaatgattccaagctcCACCCTCCTTCTGAAGCTTCCAGTCAGTTATTTGAACTAAattagcatgacagagtgatctccagccttgtcctcgtcaacacgcacacctgtgttaacgagagaatcactgacttGTCAGCTGGTCCTGTGGCAGGGTtgaaatgtaatggaaatgtTTATTTGGGATTCAGTTAAATTTCCATGACAAAGGGGGATCTTGCAATTAATTGTAATTCATCTGATCTCTACATAACATTCTGGagaatatgcaaattgccattatACAAACTGAGGCAACAGACTGTGAAAATGAATATGTGTGTCATTCAAAACTTATGGCCAAGACCGTACACAAATGTTCACtcatcatatgctgctgctactccgtTCATTATTCCTTATTCGTACTCTTATTATTATTCTGCTTAGGGTTGAATGGCGGGAACCTCATATTTACCATACCAAAACCTCttttcccaggataaatacattataataaattatttatatgaacagcatgatgtgaaatggaactgttaaattatGTCTAAATCTGGCTACTCTCCTGCTTTCTCTCTGCATGATCAATCAATGCTCAGGGTGGGGACATACAATCCATCTCAGTACGGAGTGCAGTTTTtgaacctcttgaaactctgggggcgccatttcatttttggatgaaaaacgttcccgttttaaacaagatattttgtcacaaaaagatgctcgactatgcatataattgatagctttggaaggaaaacactctgaagtttccagaactgcaaagatattgactgcgagtgccccagaacaggagctacaggcaaaaccaagatgaaactgcaaccaggaaatcagcaggatttttgaggctctgttttccattgtctccttatatggctgtgaatgcgacaggaatgagcctgccctatctatcgtttccccaaggtgtctgcagcattgtgacgtatttgtaggcatatcattggaagattgaccataagagactacattttccagttgtccgcccggtgtcctccgtcgaaattggtgcctcattttcagctgctggtatttttccatgggattctgagattAAAGCAGGCTTCCatgaacggcatatcaatgaagagatatgtgaaaaaacaccttgaggattgattctaaacaacgtttgccatgtttcggtcgatattatggagttaatttggaaaaagttgtacgttttggtgactgaattttcggttcgtttcggtagccaaatgtgatgtacaaaacggagcgatttctcctacacaaagattctttcaggaaaaactgaacatttgctatgtaactgagagtctcctcattgaaaacatccgaagttcttcaaaggtaaatgattttatttatttggttatctggtttttgtgaaaatgttgcgtgctaaatgctacgcaaaatgctaagctagcttgcaatactcttacacaaatgcttgatttgctatagttcaaaagcatattttgaaaatctgagatgacagtgttgttaagaaaaggctaagcttgagagcaggcatattattttaatttcatttgcgattttcagaaatcgttaacgttgcgttatgctaatgagcctgaggctgtattcacgatcccggatacgggatgggtagtatcaatgCATGTAGACCTGTCATGGTAACTTGTTTTCTTATGACAGGATGGCcctacatttgctgcagcatagcCTTTTCTACATGAATATAAGGACCGAACGCGCGTGTAATTCACACATCTCCATCTGGCTTTCAGGGGTCACCTTAAATAGTAAagattttattttattgcagCTGCCGTTTTAAATGCTATTCTAATTGCACCCGAAATAGACAATCCTGTTCAAGATTGATAAAGGCATATAGATAGGATGTCCTAGCCTACCGCTTTCAGGTAATACATTCA
Proteins encoded:
- the ldb1a gene encoding LIM domain-binding protein 1-A isoform X1, with the protein product MSVGGCACPGCSSKSFKLYSPKEPGPNGSAFPPFHPGTMLDRDVGPTPMYPPSYLEPGMGRPTPYGNQTDYRIFELNKRLQNWTEDCDNLWWDAFTTEFFEDDAMLTITFCLEDGPKRYTIGRTLIPRYFRSIFEGGATELFYTLKHPKESFHSNFVSLDCDQCTMVTQNGKPMFTQVCVEGRLYLEFMFDDMMRIKTWHFSIRQHREVLPRSILAMHVQDPQMLDQLAKNITRCGLSNSTLNYLRLCVILEPMQELMSRHKTYSLSPRDCLKTCLFQKWQRMVAPPAEPARQAPNKRRKRKMSGGSNMSAGGGNNNSKKKSPANNFPLSTQVPDVMMVGEPTLMGGEFGDEDERLITRLENGQFDTANGGGGLEDEDSFGSSPALGGANSPWNNNKTPNSQDSKNNDSQSSQ
- the ldb1a gene encoding LIM domain-binding protein 1-A isoform X2, which encodes MSVGGCACPGCSSKSFKLYSPKEPGPNGSAFPPFHPGTMLDRDVGPTPMYPPSYLEPGMGRPTPYGNQTDYRIFELNKRLQNWTEDCDNLWWDAFTTEFFEDDAMLTITFCLEDGPKRYTIGRTLIPRYFRSIFEGGATELFYTLKHPKESFHSNFVSLDCDQCTMVTQNGKPMFTQVCVEGRLYLEFMFDDMMRIKTWHFSIRQHREVLPRSILAMHDPQMLDQLAKNITRCGLSNSTLNYLRLCVILEPMQELMSRHKTYSLSPRDCLKTCLFQKWQRMVAPPAEPARQAPNKRRKRKMSGGSNMSAGGGNNNSKKKSPANNFPLSTQVPDVMMVGEPTLMGGEFGDEDERLITRLENGQFDTANGGGGLEDEDSFGSSPALGGANSPWNNNKTPNSQDSKNNDSQSSQ
- the ldb1a gene encoding LIM domain-binding protein 1-A isoform X5 yields the protein MSVGGCACPGCSSKSFKLYSPKEPGPNGSAFPPFHPGTMLDRDVGPTPMYPPSYLEPGMGRPTPYGNQTDYRIFELNKRLQNWTEDCDNLWWDAFTTEFFEDDAMLTITFCLEDGPKRYTIGRTLIPRYFRSIFEGGATELFYTLKHPKESFHSNFVSLDCDQCTMVTQNGKPMFTQVCVEGRLYLEFMFDDMMRIKTWHFSIRQHREVLPRSILAMHVQDPQMLDQLAKNITRCGLSNSTLNYLRLCVILEPMQELMSRHKTYSLSPRDCLKTCLFQKWQRMVAPPAEPARQAPNKRRKRKMSGGSNMSAGGGNNNSKKKSPANNFPLSTQVPDLVGTKTCTLPELEDRS
- the ldb1a gene encoding LIM domain-binding protein 1-A isoform X6; this translates as MSVGGCACPGCSSKSFKLYSPKEPGPNGSAFPPFHPGTMLDRDVGPTPMYPPSYLEPGMGRPTPYGNQTDYRIFELNKRLQNWTEDCDNLWWDAFTTEFFEDDAMLTITFCLEDGPKRYTIGRTLIPRYFRSIFEGGATELFYTLKHPKESFHSNFVSLDCDQCTMVTQNGKPMFTQVCVEGRLYLEFMFDDMMRIKTWHFSIRQHREVLPRSILAMHVQDPQMLDQLAKNITRCGLSNSTLNYLRLCVILEPMQELMSRHKTYSLSPRDCLKTCLFQKWQRMVAPPAEPARQAPNKRRKRKMSGGSNMSAGGGNNNSKKKSPANNFPLSTQDLVGTKTCTLPELEDRS
- the ldb1a gene encoding LIM domain-binding protein 1-A isoform X3, whose amino-acid sequence is MSVGGCACPGCSSKSFKLYSPKEPGPNGSAFPPFHPGTMLDRDVGPTPMYPPSYLEPGMGRPTPYGNQTDYRIFELNKRLQNWTEDCDNLWWDAFTTEFFEDDAMLTITFCLEDGPKRYTIGRTLIPRYFRSIFEGGATELFYTLKHPKESFHSNFVSLDCDQCTMVTQNGKPMFTQVCVEGRLYLEFMFDDMMRIKTWHFSIRQHREVLPRSILAMHVQDPQMLDQLAKNITRCGLSNSTLNYLRLCVILEPMQELMSRHKTYSLSPRDCLKTCLFQKWQRMVAPPAEPARQAPNKRRKRKMSGGSNMSAGGGNNNSKKKSPANNFPLSTQDVMMVGEPTLMGGEFGDEDERLITRLENGQFDTANGGGGLEDEDSFGSSPALGGANSPWNNNKTPNSQDSKNNDSQSSQ
- the ldb1a gene encoding LIM domain-binding protein 1-A isoform X4, which translates into the protein MSVGGCACPGCSSKSFKLYSPKEPGPNGSAFPPFHPGTMLDRDVGPTPMYPPSYLEPGMGRPTPYGNQTDYRIFELNKRLQNWTEDCDNLWWDAFTTEFFEDDAMLTITFCLEDGPKRYTIGRTLIPRYFRSIFEGGATELFYTLKHPKESFHSNFVSLDCDQCTMVTQNGKPMFTQVCVEGRLYLEFMFDDMMRIKTWHFSIRQHREVLPRSILAMHDPQMLDQLAKNITRCGLSNSTLNYLRLCVILEPMQELMSRHKTYSLSPRDCLKTCLFQKWQRMVAPPAEPARQAPNKRRKRKMSGGSNMSAGGGNNNSKKKSPANNFPLSTQDVMMVGEPTLMGGEFGDEDERLITRLENGQFDTANGGGGLEDEDSFGSSPALGGANSPWNNNKTPNSQDSKNNDSQSSQ